From Acidimicrobiales bacterium, one genomic window encodes:
- a CDS encoding ABC transporter ATP-binding protein produces MATAGWGGVADTGFSGVPPEVKETVERWMEEGPPAVAVDPPEFSQSDYDHTRFTMSRFLRPYSLALFGVFLLVTLEAVMSQAGPLLLQISIDEGIRKGDRGLVVTIGVVFAVFVPVSILVGIVRTMAAGRVGARIMANLRVQLFSHFQRLSIDYYTNERAGRLLSRMTSDLEPLQQLFQQGLVQLAVQGVTLVAVTVALFLLSPLLALVTLLAVIPGTLALSLWYRNVAATAQLRVRDTIADVLAHLQESLAGIRLITAHNRRERAVVEHQNEAGEYLDANDRTAYINGVYGPGSEAMGPFAQMVLLIVGGQFVLDGRVTLGELIAFVLYVGAFFAPITELVALYNIYQQGLASVVKIDGVLASEPTVPEKPDAYELPPVVGEITLEGVTFGYDDGEPVISDVDLEIHPGETIAVVGPTGAGKSTIAKLLNRFYDPQVGRVTIDGHDVRDVTFASLRTQIGVVPQEPFLFGGSIRDNLLMGGRDLEHHELEAACEQVGLGRLLDRLPDRLDTPCHERGVALSAGERQLLALARAFLSQPRLLVLDEATSSLDLRTEQAVEQALDVVLEGRTAVIIAHRLQTTMRADRIVVVADGGVAEVGTRDELLAAGGHFARMWETGGLS; encoded by the coding sequence ATGGCGACGGCCGGTTGGGGAGGCGTGGCCGACACGGGCTTCAGTGGCGTGCCGCCCGAAGTCAAGGAGACGGTCGAACGCTGGATGGAGGAGGGCCCGCCCGCGGTCGCCGTCGATCCGCCCGAGTTCAGCCAGAGCGACTACGACCACACCCGGTTCACGATGTCGCGCTTCCTGCGGCCGTACTCGCTGGCGCTGTTCGGGGTGTTCCTGCTCGTCACCCTCGAGGCGGTGATGTCGCAGGCCGGGCCGCTGCTCCTGCAGATCTCGATCGACGAGGGCATCCGCAAGGGCGACCGCGGACTCGTGGTCACCATCGGCGTCGTCTTCGCGGTGTTCGTGCCCGTGTCGATCCTGGTCGGGATCGTGCGCACGATGGCCGCGGGCCGGGTCGGCGCCCGGATCATGGCCAACCTGCGGGTCCAGCTCTTCTCCCACTTCCAACGGTTGAGCATCGACTACTACACGAACGAGCGGGCCGGCCGTCTGCTCAGCCGGATGACGAGCGATCTCGAACCGCTGCAGCAGCTGTTCCAACAGGGGCTCGTGCAGCTGGCGGTGCAGGGGGTGACGCTGGTCGCGGTCACGGTCGCGCTGTTCCTGCTCAGCCCGTTGCTCGCGCTGGTCACGCTGTTGGCCGTGATCCCGGGCACGCTGGCGCTGTCGCTGTGGTATCGCAATGTGGCGGCGACGGCCCAGCTCCGCGTGCGCGACACGATCGCCGACGTGCTCGCCCATCTCCAGGAGAGCCTCGCCGGGATCCGGCTGATCACTGCGCACAACCGCCGCGAACGAGCCGTGGTCGAACACCAGAACGAGGCCGGCGAGTACCTCGACGCCAACGATCGCACGGCCTACATCAACGGCGTCTACGGGCCGGGTTCGGAGGCGATGGGGCCGTTCGCCCAGATGGTCCTGCTGATCGTCGGCGGACAGTTCGTGCTCGATGGCCGGGTCACGCTCGGCGAGCTGATCGCGTTCGTGCTCTACGTCGGTGCGTTCTTCGCACCGATCACGGAGCTCGTCGCCCTCTACAACATCTACCAACAGGGTCTCGCCTCGGTCGTGAAGATCGACGGTGTGTTGGCCAGCGAGCCGACGGTTCCGGAGAAGCCCGACGCCTACGAGCTGCCGCCGGTCGTCGGCGAGATCACGTTGGAGGGGGTCACCTTCGGCTACGACGACGGCGAACCGGTGATCTCCGACGTCGATCTCGAGATCCACCCGGGGGAGACGATCGCGGTGGTCGGCCCGACGGGTGCGGGCAAGTCGACGATCGCCAAACTCCTCAACCGCTTCTACGACCCGCAGGTCGGCCGGGTCACGATCGACGGTCACGACGTGCGCGACGTCACCTTCGCATCGCTGCGCACCCAGATCGGCGTGGTGCCCCAGGAGCCCTTCCTCTTCGGCGGTTCGATCCGCGACAACCTGCTGATGGGTGGCCGGGATCTCGAGCACCACGAACTCGAAGCAGCGTGCGAGCAGGTCGGGCTCGGCCGCCTCCTCGATCGCCTGCCCGATCGCCTCGACACGCCGTGCCACGAACGCGGCGTCGCCCTCTCCGCCGGCGAACGTCAGCTCCTGGCCCTCGCCCGCGCCTTCCTGTCACAGCCTCGGCTACTGGTGCTCGACGAGGCCACGTCGTCGCTCGACCTGCGCACCGAGCAGGCGGTCGAGCAGGCGCTCGACGTCGTGCTGGAGGGCCGGACCGCCGTGATCATCGCCCATCGGCTCCAGACCACCATGCGGGCCGACCGCATCGTGGTCGTCGCCGACGGCGGCGTCGCCGAGGTCGGCACCCGCGACGAACTCCTCGCCGCCGGTGGCCACTTCGCCCGCATGTGGGAAACCGGCGGCCTGAGTTAG
- a CDS encoding ABC transporter ATP-binding protein: MTALATSELARFPEPQGRPHPDASKGWLRRLWPVVRPTRYLLLVAIVGTMIGMAARTIVPAVLMLAIDNALDEQTDSIAPYAWALAGLTVVTAVSGFAARRAMFRVGFRVETAMRHAVFDHLSRMSADFYDRSETGQLLARANGDIRAVQMFLNFGPFMTLSLISLLFALALMLAVSIPLTLVTIIPIPIVAFIGLRSRHPQLPAWWLVMARQADVATLVEENIAGVRVVRNFGGEQHEVARMAGVADQLRWAMVKGADVSARYIPALEHLPRLSLAVVLLYGGLLVEDGTLGIGALVAFSSYVVMVQVPFRFIGHLVQMAQRAKASAIRVYEVFDEPETIVERPDAVDLLDGGSRSGDSDGERGGLRGAVSFRDVRFGYGGDADVLRGFTLDIAPGETVALVGETASGKSTVARLLPRFYDVRSGSIEIDGVDIRDATLESLRNTVGVALDDPFLFSMSIRDNIAFADPTASDERVRAAAQAAQAIEFIEDLDDGFDEVVGERGYTLSGGQRQRISLARALLHDPQVLVLDDATSAIDVRVEEKIHAGLREATADRTVIVIAHRLSTIALADRVVFLDAGVVAATGTHEELMRSEPRYRELLEHLEEPRPEPGPEPAHEPGETPDGEVG, from the coding sequence GTGACTGCGCTCGCCACGTCCGAACTCGCCCGCTTCCCCGAACCCCAGGGACGACCTCACCCCGACGCGTCGAAGGGATGGCTGCGACGACTGTGGCCGGTCGTCCGGCCCACCCGCTATCTCCTGCTGGTCGCCATCGTCGGCACGATGATCGGCATGGCGGCGAGGACGATCGTCCCCGCCGTTCTGATGCTGGCGATCGACAACGCGCTCGACGAGCAGACCGATTCGATCGCGCCCTACGCGTGGGCGCTCGCCGGTCTGACCGTCGTCACCGCAGTGAGCGGCTTCGCGGCCCGCCGGGCGATGTTCCGCGTGGGATTCCGGGTCGAGACGGCGATGCGTCATGCCGTCTTCGATCACCTCTCACGCATGTCGGCCGACTTCTACGATCGCTCCGAGACGGGTCAGCTGCTGGCCCGGGCCAACGGCGACATCCGAGCGGTGCAGATGTTCCTGAACTTCGGGCCGTTCATGACGCTGTCGCTGATCAGCCTGCTCTTCGCCCTCGCGCTCATGTTGGCGGTGAGCATCCCGCTTACATTGGTCACGATCATCCCCATCCCGATCGTGGCCTTCATCGGACTCAGGAGCCGCCACCCCCAGCTCCCGGCCTGGTGGCTGGTGATGGCACGTCAAGCCGACGTCGCCACCCTCGTGGAGGAGAACATCGCGGGCGTGCGCGTCGTGCGCAACTTCGGAGGCGAGCAGCACGAGGTCGCCCGGATGGCCGGCGTGGCCGATCAGCTCCGGTGGGCAATGGTCAAGGGGGCCGACGTGTCGGCCCGCTACATCCCTGCGCTCGAGCATCTGCCCCGCTTGAGTCTGGCCGTCGTGCTGCTCTACGGCGGGCTGCTGGTCGAGGACGGCACCCTGGGCATCGGTGCCCTGGTGGCGTTCAGCTCCTATGTGGTGATGGTCCAGGTGCCGTTCCGCTTCATCGGGCACCTCGTGCAGATGGCGCAACGGGCGAAGGCGTCGGCCATACGGGTCTACGAGGTGTTCGACGAGCCCGAGACCATCGTCGAACGCCCCGATGCCGTCGACCTCCTCGATGGGGGCTCCCGCAGCGGCGACTCCGATGGCGAACGGGGCGGCCTCCGGGGCGCGGTCTCCTTCCGTGATGTGCGGTTCGGCTACGGCGGCGATGCCGACGTGCTGCGGGGCTTCACGCTCGACATCGCCCCCGGCGAGACGGTGGCCCTGGTGGGCGAGACCGCATCGGGCAAGTCGACGGTCGCCCGTCTTCTCCCGCGGTTCTACGACGTGCGGTCGGGGTCGATCGAGATCGACGGGGTCGACATCCGCGATGCCACCCTGGAGAGCCTGCGCAACACGGTCGGGGTCGCCCTCGATGACCCGTTCCTCTTCTCGATGAGCATTCGCGACAACATCGCCTTCGCCGACCCGACCGCGTCCGACGAGCGGGTCCGCGCCGCGGCGCAGGCTGCGCAGGCCATCGAGTTCATCGAGGACCTCGACGACGGGTTCGACGAAGTGGTGGGGGAGCGGGGCTACACGCTCTCGGGTGGGCAGCGGCAGCGCATTTCGCTGGCCCGGGCGCTCCTGCACGACCCCCAGGTGCTGGTGCTCGACGACGCGACGAGCGCCATCGACGTCCGCGTCGAGGAGAAGATCCACGCCGGCCTCCGTGAGGCCACCGCCGACCGGACGGTCATCGTCATCGCCCATCGTCTGTCGACCATCGCCCTGGCCGACCGGGTCGTCTTCCTCGACGCCGGCGTCGTCGCGGCCACCGGTACCCACGAGGAGTTGATGCGCAGCGAGCCGCGCTACCGGGAGCTGCTCGAGCACCTGGAAGAACCCAGACCAGAACCCGGGCCAGAACCCGCCCATGAACCCGGCGAGACCCCCGACGGGGAGGTCGGCTGA
- a CDS encoding MarR family transcriptional regulator has product MATDRGHALTVIALSRAIEIAVNETGLTSSQFRALSLVRAGVTSSSVLARFLAVRPPTVTTVMNGLVEDGFVARTRSTDDRRRVDHELTAAGGRALDTANAAAEAAMTSLVDGLDADERSRAVDALDLWRDALDAKRSER; this is encoded by the coding sequence ATGGCGACCGATCGCGGGCACGCGCTCACGGTGATCGCGCTGAGCAGGGCGATCGAGATCGCGGTGAACGAGACGGGTCTCACCAGCTCGCAGTTCCGGGCCCTGTCCCTGGTTCGGGCCGGCGTCACGTCGAGCAGTGTGCTCGCCCGATTCCTCGCGGTGCGTCCGCCGACGGTCACCACCGTGATGAACGGCCTCGTCGAAGACGGCTTCGTCGCCCGGACCCGCAGCACCGATGACCGACGCCGGGTCGACCACGAGCTCACCGCAGCCGGTGGGCGGGCCCTCGACACCGCCAACGCGGCGGCCGAGGCGGCGATGACGTCGCTCGTCGACGGTCTCGACGCCGACGAGCGGAGCAGAGCAGTCGACGCGCTCGATCTGTGGCGCGATGCCCTGGACGCCAAGCGGAGCGAGCGGTGA
- a CDS encoding DNA polymerase Y family protein, with protein MSGPIRTLVAWCPDWPVVAFGRGLDEPVAVVHANRVIAASPEARRHGVARGLRRRVAQSRCAELDVVERDEAREARTFEPVLAALDDITPRVEVTRPGTCALVMRGPSRYFGGDEAVADLVRERMGEVLDGRTEVRVGIADGPFAAGLAARAAHPVRIVAAGESPAFLAPMSISVLDRPELTDVLVRLGIRSLGSFAALPAADVLARFGDEGRGAHRLAAGLDERPPDARLAPPDWSVSAEIDPPADRVDRVAFVARTLADDLHQRLDHDGISCVRIAIEAETEHGETLLRLWRHEGALSAGAIADRVRWQLDGWLNGSAATRPSGGISRVTLLPDEIVPATGRQLGFWGGESEVDERAARVAARLQGQLGADAVKVPERRGGRHPDEQLVLVSAATVELRGRSADLPVGGDEVAPWPGRLPAPSPSRVPAKPHAVELTDAEGAMVTVTGRGLASAPPVTLGIRGRSLPIVGWAGPWPVDERWWDTDEHRRRARFQILTDDGQARLVTLEQGQWWVTALWD; from the coding sequence ATGAGCGGACCGATCCGCACCCTGGTCGCCTGGTGTCCCGACTGGCCGGTGGTGGCGTTCGGGCGAGGCCTCGACGAACCCGTGGCGGTCGTCCATGCCAACCGGGTGATCGCCGCGTCGCCCGAAGCCCGCCGCCACGGTGTGGCCCGAGGGCTACGGCGCCGCGTCGCCCAGTCGCGCTGTGCCGAACTCGACGTGGTCGAACGCGACGAGGCCCGCGAAGCCCGCACCTTCGAGCCCGTGCTCGCCGCCCTCGACGACATCACCCCGAGGGTCGAGGTCACCCGCCCGGGTACCTGTGCCCTCGTCATGCGGGGACCGTCCCGCTACTTCGGGGGCGACGAGGCCGTCGCCGATCTCGTGCGTGAACGCATGGGCGAGGTGCTCGACGGACGCACCGAGGTCAGGGTCGGGATCGCCGACGGACCGTTCGCGGCCGGCCTCGCGGCCCGGGCCGCGCACCCGGTCCGGATCGTCGCGGCGGGGGAGAGCCCGGCCTTTCTCGCCCCGATGTCGATCTCGGTGCTCGATCGCCCCGAGCTCACCGACGTGCTCGTCCGCCTCGGGATCCGCAGCCTCGGGTCGTTCGCGGCGCTGCCCGCGGCCGACGTGTTGGCCCGGTTCGGCGATGAGGGAAGAGGCGCGCACCGCCTCGCCGCCGGGCTCGACGAACGGCCGCCCGATGCCCGTCTCGCGCCACCCGACTGGTCGGTCTCCGCCGAGATCGACCCGCCGGCCGACCGGGTCGACCGGGTGGCCTTCGTGGCCCGCACCCTGGCCGACGACCTCCACCAGCGGCTCGACCACGACGGCATCTCGTGTGTGCGCATCGCCATCGAGGCCGAGACCGAACACGGCGAGACCCTCCTGCGGCTCTGGCGCCACGAGGGTGCCCTGTCGGCCGGGGCGATCGCCGACAGGGTGCGCTGGCAACTCGACGGCTGGCTCAACGGATCGGCCGCCACCCGGCCGAGCGGCGGGATCTCCCGGGTCACCCTGCTGCCCGACGAGATCGTGCCCGCCACCGGTCGCCAGCTCGGCTTCTGGGGCGGTGAGTCCGAGGTCGACGAACGGGCCGCCCGGGTCGCGGCCCGTCTCCAGGGTCAGCTCGGCGCCGATGCGGTGAAGGTGCCCGAACGGCGGGGCGGCCGTCATCCCGACGAACAGCTGGTGCTGGTGTCGGCCGCCACGGTCGAGCTCCGGGGGCGGTCGGCCGATCTGCCCGTCGGCGGCGACGAGGTCGCTCCGTGGCCGGGCCGGTTGCCGGCACCGTCGCCGAGCCGGGTTCCCGCGAAGCCCCACGCCGTCGAACTGACCGACGCCGAGGGGGCGATGGTCACCGTCACCGGGAGAGGGCTGGCCTCGGCACCGCCGGTGACCCTCGGGATCCGGGGCCGGTCACTCCCGATCGTGGGGTGGGCCGGCCCGTGGCCGGTCGACGAGCGCTGGTGGGACACCGACGAGCATCGCCGTCGGGCCCGGTTCCAGATCCTCACCGACGACGGGCAGGCCCGCCTCGTCACCCTCGAGCAGGGCCAGTGGTGGGTGACGGCGCTCTGGGACTGA